A single genomic interval of Porphyromonas sp. oral taxon 275 harbors:
- a CDS encoding DUF5106 domain-containing protein — translation MTSAQLVLSLSLGLLLSAASCRPQLQPDTRSGLVIPERIISPQARLDYAIVHYWDKSPQWTPERAAELELWIADYSGLIAGQAPSKVRQPLISSLDYIPSELIPLTLASYRRQLLDSASLLHDEHSYALLLLWARHSPKLDSAQQEGALEELRLLRKRWSGPAPIDSLILQDSLTRADSLAASPQPLPRPRRTKPRPIADEE, via the coding sequence ATGACTAGCGCGCAGCTCGTCCTCTCCCTCTCGCTTGGCCTCCTGCTGAGCGCTGCGAGCTGTCGCCCCCAGCTGCAGCCCGACACGCGCTCTGGGCTGGTCATCCCCGAGCGCATCATCAGCCCGCAGGCACGCCTCGACTACGCCATAGTCCACTACTGGGACAAGAGCCCCCAGTGGACACCCGAGCGCGCGGCCGAGCTGGAGCTATGGATCGCCGACTACAGCGGGCTGATCGCAGGCCAAGCCCCCAGCAAGGTGCGCCAGCCGCTCATCAGTAGTCTGGACTACATCCCCAGCGAACTGATCCCGCTGACGCTGGCTAGCTATCGCCGTCAGCTCCTCGACTCGGCCTCACTCCTCCACGACGAGCACAGCTACGCCCTGCTGCTCCTCTGGGCGCGCCACAGCCCCAAGCTCGACTCGGCTCAGCAGGAGGGGGCGCTCGAGGAGCTACGCCTGCTGCGTAAGCGCTGGAGCGGCCCTGCCCCCATCGACAGCCTCATCCTGCAGGACAGCCTGACTCGTGCGGACAGCCTTGCCGCTAGCCCTCAGCCCCTTCCCCGCCCCCGACGAACCAAGCCACGCCCTATAGCCGATGAAGAGTAA
- a CDS encoding MarR family winged helix-turn-helix transcriptional regulator, whose translation MKSKRLLTQLIEYVELFEAAFPEAEELHLASFITFVQSLLEDHKAEQSQRPSLGQAMPLEVDIARHLALLQRYSKSYTKRALAASDTLQSEEEYSYLVSLISGQPLTKTELNTLNALEKTSGSEIIRRLVQKGLATEQPDERDRRSVLVSITPRGRAELQKVFPQLHIAASLLSQPLLPEQKSTLGLLLSYLCQEHGTLYPAKSDTPLEELLHKP comes from the coding sequence ATGAAGAGTAAGCGACTCCTCACCCAGCTCATCGAATACGTAGAGCTCTTCGAAGCCGCCTTCCCCGAGGCCGAGGAGCTGCACCTGGCGAGCTTCATCACCTTCGTGCAAAGTCTGCTGGAGGACCATAAGGCAGAGCAGTCCCAGCGCCCGAGCCTCGGCCAAGCGATGCCCCTAGAGGTCGACATAGCACGGCATCTGGCCCTGCTGCAGCGCTACTCCAAGAGCTACACCAAGCGTGCTCTGGCCGCCTCCGACACGCTGCAGAGCGAGGAGGAATACTCCTACCTCGTGAGCCTCATCAGCGGTCAGCCCCTGACGAAGACGGAGCTGAACACCCTCAACGCCCTAGAGAAGACCTCGGGCTCAGAGATCATCCGCCGCCTCGTGCAGAAGGGGCTCGCCACCGAGCAGCCCGACGAACGAGATCGCCGCAGCGTACTCGTCTCCATCACCCCACGCGGTAGGGCCGAGCTGCAGAAGGTCTTCCCCCAGCTACATATAGCGGCCTCGCTTCTCTCCCAGCCCCTGCTACCCGAGCAGAAGTCCACGCTGGGGCTCCTACTGAGCTACCTCTGTCAGGAGCACGGCACCCTCTACCCAGCCAAGAGCGATACACCCCTGGAGGAGCTGCTCCATAAGCCCTAG
- a CDS encoding YicC/YloC family endoribonuclease, translating into MIYSMTGFGKAALRYGSRTITVAIKSLNSKQADLSARVPSAYRTAELELRSLITSQLQRGKIDLSISIDDDALEGNASLINREALLGYVHQLRALSSELGQELPLDTAALLRLPGVLDTESTRQPELGEEELAVLRQATQQAVDELMEFRRQEGVMLYEVLAERIQRITALLAEITYPEAERIQQVRQRLEEGLRKLMPSGDYDRSRLEQELIYYIEKLDINEEKSRLAHHLSYFMEVLDAPQPGQGKTLGFIAQEIGREINTMGSKSNHAAMQQLVVQMKDELEQIKEQVLNVL; encoded by the coding sequence ATGATATACTCCATGACGGGCTTCGGTAAGGCCGCCCTGCGCTACGGCTCGCGTACCATCACCGTAGCCATCAAGTCCCTCAACAGCAAGCAGGCCGACCTCTCGGCACGTGTCCCCTCGGCCTACCGCACGGCCGAGCTCGAGCTGCGTAGCCTCATCACCAGCCAGCTACAGCGGGGCAAGATTGACCTCAGCATCAGCATCGATGACGACGCCCTCGAGGGCAACGCCAGCCTCATCAACCGCGAGGCACTCCTGGGCTATGTCCATCAGCTGAGAGCGCTGAGCAGCGAGCTGGGGCAGGAGCTTCCCCTCGACACGGCAGCGCTTCTTCGCCTGCCCGGCGTCCTCGATACCGAGAGCACGCGTCAGCCCGAGCTCGGGGAGGAGGAGCTGGCGGTGCTTCGCCAGGCTACGCAGCAGGCAGTGGACGAGCTTATGGAGTTTCGCCGTCAGGAAGGCGTCATGCTCTACGAGGTGCTCGCCGAGCGTATCCAGCGCATCACGGCACTGCTGGCGGAGATCACCTACCCTGAGGCCGAGCGCATCCAGCAGGTGCGTCAGCGCCTCGAGGAAGGCCTGCGCAAGCTCATGCCCAGCGGGGACTACGATCGCTCACGCCTCGAGCAGGAGCTCATCTACTACATCGAGAAGCTCGATATCAACGAGGAGAAGTCGCGCCTGGCGCACCACCTCAGCTACTTCATGGAGGTGCTGGACGCGCCCCAGCCCGGGCAGGGTAAGACGCTCGGCTTCATTGCTCAGGAGATCGGCCGCGAGATCAACACCATGGGCTCTAAGAGCAATCACGCCGCTATGCAGCAGCTCGTCGTGCAGATGAAGGATGAGCTGGAGCAGATCAAGGAGCAGGTGCTGAACGTCCTCTAG